The following nucleotide sequence is from Pleurodeles waltl isolate 20211129_DDA chromosome 8, aPleWal1.hap1.20221129, whole genome shotgun sequence.
AGGCGAGTTGACACTCGCCCAGGTATTTCTAAATACGGTTGAAATTGGTTACCATGATCAGATCCTAATATCCCTTATTTAAAATAGCTGTGCAGGATCCTTTCACAAACTTGATGGTCTCCTACAGTATCAGACTGTGGAATGGACAGGAGACATTTCTTGAAACTAGTCTTCAGCAGCATAAGCTGAAGTGGCCAGCAGGTTCAAGGATGTTTTTGAACAAGTTAGATCAGGGAAATTCAAACTAAAAATCACCCCTTCCAGGAAGGGAAGACAACTTGAAAGCCAATCAATAAAAAGAGTGGTACCTCAGAAGAGGTTCTTTCTTGTGAACTGCAGTAGGAGGAAAAAACAGTATCTGTTGGACTTTGATGTTTGGTGACAGGAGAAAAGCAGGGCCAGTGCACGGGGGAGGGTACTATTTCAGAACTATTTTTGAAGGTCCTCTCCAGTTCTACCTGTGGTGAAAACAATTCCCATATTATATGTATTTCGTTCAGTTTGCTGCCGGTTCATACGTGCAAGTTTaggttaatttttatttttccactaaggaACGGATGGATGACAGTACAACCCACAGAGTCCACCTACGTGTATGTCAATGTATTACATACTTCTTCGAAGATCAAATGATATAATACATAGAAATAATCTAAAAAAAATTAAGACACTAAAATGTGTACAATTCCAGAAAGCCATTTATGTgattaataagaatgtattttccATACACCATAAAGAAGTGATAACTAATTTCCAACAAGTACAAAACCCAGGCCACTTAGgaaaaaaggatgtctaaagcacaGCCTTTTATAGAActcttttgaaaaacaaacttcaGATATCCCACACTGGGCATAATTTTGCAGGACATCCACTTATTACTCAAGTGATGGTATGCAGTTGATGGTCTGGAACTATCCGATGATCAAGCCATATTTCTCACATCCTAGTTAACAAATGTGAGTATTTTCAAAAAGGATTATTATGTGAAAGGAAAAATAATTACTCATTTAGAGATGGAAACACAAATGTTCATCACTGGAATATGGGCTTCTTTACCAACAATTCCACCATTATTACTTAATCAATTATAGTTATTGACCAATATTCCTCTACTACTGTTCTATAATCTCAAAGGGATGCATTACTTAATCATACAGAACCATGATGAACACAATCAGGTAAATTCAAATGCAATTGTATATATGGTAAcaatttttaagaaattaaggCCAGGAGGTCAATACTTTCTCAGATAACCAAGACAGACTATTTTAAGTTAGTCATCAGAATTTCCTGTGGAAGACAAAAGTCCCAACAGTTGGGAAGGAGGGAGAGCAAGAACAAGTACCTGTTTTCAATCTGTCCTGGCATCATTAGATAAGATTCCAGTTCTTCCGACCTCAAATTCCAGCACATAGGCTGATCAGAGGTCACAGCGGCTATGCTTGCTGCCATGTTAGAAGGCCCTACCACCAACTGGATATCAGAATTTAGCTAGGAAAATGGGGTAGTAGTACGACATTGGTCATACCAACCTCAAAGCTGGAATGATCTTGGAAGGAACCAAAGCAAGCCCTCTGCAGTGTGGATGGGATTGAGACCAAATGCCTTGCGATCAGTGAAGTGCTCAAGCTGTCCATGAAGAAGCCTACAACCAGGAGAGATCACAGCAAGATGATGAACCAACTCCCTTGCTCAGCTGGAATCTGGACTTGTGGATCAACCTCAATGCTAAAATGAATATCATTTGATGATTCAAGCACAATCTATCTGAGCTCTAACACCACTGATGCTGTTTCCAGAGTATCACATTAAACCTGAAACAAATATAAATTGTAAATGAATCCTTTAAATAAATTCTGAGTTAAAGTAGTATTAGCACCGTGGACCTATCTTGGCAAACAAAATTGATAAAATATCTTGGCATCGAATTTAATGGTGACATTATTGAATCTatcaaacataacaaaaaaaacacgCTACAAAAAGTAATGGATCTTTCAGAAGCCTGATCTTCAAAATTCTTACTTTGGTGTTGAGAATCAGAACACTTAAAATGACAATCACGCCTATGTATATCAACTGTGTACTATCTATGGTTGTGTTATTGCTATCAGATGATTTCTTCTCCAAATCAGACATTATATTAAACAAATTTATTTGGAAGAGTAAACAGATGATTTGCATGAAAAAAGTAAGATTTGCCAAAAATCAGGGTGGAGTTAAATTGGCTGACTTTACCTTATAGCTATCAgcctttctttttaaacacagtttCAGATGGTTAATCCAAACAGACCAATAATGCTAGAGATAAAACAAAATAGATTTTACAGCACTACAGCTTAACCTCGTTCTTAACATCCTCCAAACGGATTCTTCCTCATTCTGATACAATTTTCCATaattcaaaaaaacaaaatgatccTGTCTATGATCCTGTCTGTCGATTCAAAATCAAAAACTAAACCTCAACACGTCTAGTGAGCATCGATATGGAACAATAAAACTATTAAAGTATATGTTTGCCCATAACTTGGACTAATTGGACCTTCAAATGCATTTATATGTTGAAACATAGGTTTGAAACAAGCACCACTGTCTttttcaaatttacaaaatatacaccggTTAAATAATATGGAATTCTGGCATTCCCTCAAATTGAAAGTTACTATTTTTAAGACTTAAATAATTGACTTTTATCCTTCTATTTCGGATTGCATATCCTTGTTCTCTAGTGGTCACTTTGTATCCACAGTATACTCCCTACTACTACCAAAAATCTAGACTATTAACACATACACAATCCAAATGGGAACTGCAGAACACCACAAACATATCCAACCTCAACAGGCAAGAAATCTGGACGTCAGTCTTTAAACACAAAATTACACCTTCTTTTTCTGAAACCAAATTTCAACTCTTGCATAGAACATTAGGGACCCACAACACCTGTACAAAATGAAGTTATGAGAAGATCCTTTACAATGGAATTGTAATGCAACGACAGGGGATCTTACATACATGATGTTTTAATGTCACCTAAATGAGAAATTctggcaaattattattatttatttttttaatgtggatCCTTTACAGATGAAgattaaaagcatttttatttttacataccaGCTAATGGGCCTCAAAACCAACTTATTACAGACGTAAATGATGGACATTTTTTGTGCATCATTCTCACTCTCGGATTTAAGATCATTTTATGCAATGGGAAAAATACAAGTAAAACCTCTTTCCAAGCTTGGAACAGGAAATAAAAAAATGAGACTTATTTGGGATAAACTGGATTCCTTCTTGGGCAAAAGTTAAACCTCTTTGAATAATTGACTTtatattttcacaatttgagttattgtattgtatttggaaCTGAATGTATTAACTCTTTTGCAGTTAAACAGAATAATTTTCAGCTGGTATATTTCAGaccgtaaaagtacatgtcaaatatGTAAACCTCGATTGTGAGATCTTGACATTTAAAGTAAGatattctttttattgttttattctaaATAATAATACAAATTCTCGAAATTAACATGTTAACATGAACCGGGTTACCATGCTTACAACAGGCATCCACAGAGCCACACTTTTCAAACAAGATTATGGCAAAATGAGATCCCTCTTCGGCCAGTGATCCTGAAAGGAATGCAGGAGAGTTCATGAACTATGGTAGGTGAGAAAAACCTAAATCAACTGTCATCACCCTCTTGGATCTCTTGAGTAGAAAGGAAGACAAGGTCACATGATCACCAGGTCAATATAGCAGTTCAGAGCAGGACAAGTCTCAACACAACTGGCTCACCTCGAGGCTCCATCTGAGGACTTcaggtaatggtaccacactgtcTTTACCAACTatcagccttccagtgaggcagtACCAAAACCTAGAAAGAGTGTAACCAACTTGGCTTTTCTTACAAGGAGACCCTTTACTTACACACTTGCCAGTCTTCTCTCTCTCCCTACACAGTGAGACCAGGCCACTGAGCAGTATGAGAATGAGCAAGGAGCAAGACAGTCCACTTGTCTGAATACCCAAGTCCACTTGTCTGAATACCCAAAGAATAGGTCAACTTCCAGGAGCAATTCAGAGTCCACAACATGGTCACCTGAAACATACTCACGTAGGAGTCTTCAACCTCACAGTATAATGTAAGATGTGCATAAGCAATGATGGACTGTGGTGTCACACGCGGCTGAAACCCTTGTGAGCATATCAGAATTGCAGAAGCAACTCTTCACCCTTTGGTGAGGAATGCCTATTCACTGGATCTTAACAGCTGGATTCAGCTAGAACATGTCAATGGCTCCCAAGGGAAAGATTTTCAAACAAGCCTATACATTCACTTTCCCATGATCATTATAGTTTTTACTTTAAGGTATATTTGGACAGTGATATGAAATCTAGACATGAGGGGGAGCCCCTTAATTGTGTATTCAATTTCTCAGGACTCAGCAATGTGCTTGCTAGGGCACTCTTATTCTGATGCAGTTTCATGGTCGCCTGACCAGGCAGTTCATAACAGACTTTGGTCAGGAGATTGCAAACTATGCTTTAGTGTGGACTGGATGGCTGTTCACTAGGAAGATGCAAAACATTCAAATGAGTAACTGCAAATGGCTTAAAATACTTGGTACATGGCTTGGAAATGGGTTGTGCTACAGTCTATTCGAGCCAGAAGAAAAAATCAGCAAGAAATCCAGGAAAAAAACAAGGTAAAAGACTTGTGGCAAAATAATCACTCTGAAAAGTCTGTTCCCATCGCCACCCATCAGTAGAATTTGTTTTGGCAAGGGTACTTAACTGAGAGCATAATTTAGATACGGGCAgaagagttactccatcacaactgtgaaggatatcccatccgccaaaatctaaatcccattatatgctatgggatttggatttagattttggcagacaggatatccgtcagtgttgtgatggagtaactcgtccgctaatatctaaatcaggccagagTATGGTGAAGGTGTAGGTATTATGTGTGTACATATGCATGTATATTTTTTTCTGCCACAGTCTGTACGTGCTTCACAGAGCTCCTAACTTGATCCCACGCACGTTGTTCAAAGTGTTGGATCAATATCTGGACATACTGATCTGGGCAGGCATGAGAAACAGGGTGAAAGTTACAACCCTGAATCATGAGTGGGAGAAGGGCAGATTAGGGGTGCCACATATTGAGTTATATAGTCACCAAATTATAATACATGTGCGTTGCTTGGAGGAGGGAAAGAACTAGGAGAAGAGACTCTTATTTGAAACTTACAGGGGGCGAGCCCCTACCAAATCTAGTATTGAGAGGCCATGGAGTGCCCACTCACCTGCCCTATGTAATCAGATAGATTTGTTTAAATGGGACATGGTTGGAAAAAATGTGTATTAAGACTACTGAGACGTAATGTCTGGTAATGTCTGCCTCTGTCTGTTCACTTCTAAAATTCTCCTTGCACCAGACAAATTTTTCCCAGCTTCTCTGTACCCAACCAAACCGTTTTCACACATACTTTTATTAAACTAGTCATCCCCCCATTGCATTAGTCTTGTAGGCACATGATTTATGAAATCCACAAATAATTTAGCAAGATAGAGTAGAACAATAGAGCAGCGCTGACAGATCCTGGCGGCCATAGAAAGCTAGGAAGGTGCACAAATTCCCTAAAGCCTTTTTGTTGGTGAAGACATGAATAAACTTTAATTGAAGAGTTTATTATAAACCACCAGTAACACCATACAGTGTCTAGAATTAAAAAGAAAGCAATGCATTATTAAAAGTCCTTATATTTTTATTCTTTAAAGTGGTCACATTAAGTATAGGGTTGTGTATGCCATTCAAAAGCACCAAAGGTAAATGAATTAATCAGTAAACAAATCGGTAAATAGGAAGACCGTGGTGAGTTTTCAGCAGAGATATTGATCTAGTTGCTTTCAAATTTTCATGGATCTGTATAGAACTGGTGAGCTAAGTTGAATTAATGTGTGACTTCAAACGGTTTAATTGTGCTGCGTTATATACTGTTGTTGACTTTCCTGAAATTTGGTGACCGTAGTCTTGCCTTTGACACACAAGAtgcctgttgtgaaagtttctgcGTTTCTGAACGTGATGTCAAACTTTGCAATTGTCCAGTCTTAGCTGCGGATGCCAAATTACTGACTACTTGCTTGTTTAGAAGTGACTGCTGTTCGTCTGGACTGTGGACATTTTTTTTTGGTAAACCTTTCACCAAAGAAAGGGATTTGGCCTTCCGGTGTAATTTCTGGGACCCTAAAAAGGATACGGATTTTTTAGATGAGTTagatatcactggaagtactgctgagctttcacttgagtttgcagttcctgaaaGTGGTACTGACATTGCTGGAGAATCATTTGTATGAGAGAGAGAAGCTGGACTCTGAGAACGTTTTTGCTCTCCTGATGcagacttttcatttgttttttgggCAGCCTTTGACAGAAATCCTCTCTTAGGAGATCTCTGGGACACCCGTGACATGGCCGTTTTTGGGGTAGACATTCTACTGGCTTTGGTCAGCCCAGGTAACATGGCTGTTTTTGGTTGCAGATTCAGTTTTGGCTGTGTAGTCAGAGAAGATTGCCGTGCTTTTTCTAACCGAACTTTATGTGCAAGTTGTGACTTTTTAAGCAACTTTCTCAGTGCATCTGATGACATCTGAGTGACTCGCTGTTGCAAATCGGGGTTAGATGGTAGCTCTGCACATTTTCTCCTATGCTGACCTTTCAATAAAGCTAATAACTTCTGAAGCTTCTTGCGAGGTCTCTTCTTAATTCTGAATGGTTTTGATCGAGGTTTCTGTTTTACTTCAACTGACATGTTTGGTAGAATTGTACGCTTCAACAGATGAATCTTTGGTGGTGATAACTTTCGCAGTGGACTGTGCAGCTTGTAAACAAAATAAAGTTCACTGTCAAAAAACTGTTTACATAATGCAACATTTTAATTTGAGTTCTACTCAATGCAGATCAGAGAATCCTAGAAATATAGCAAGGCAGAGTTGGAAGAGACCACTGGGCCAGCATGTCCACACAACTGCTATGGGGCAAAAATGGAGCACGAGTAATTCACCATATTGCTCAACATGTTATTCTTTAGCCCTATAGCACTTGCTGCCTCACTTACAAGGCTATTCGAGGTATCTACTTTGATGGTGAAAAGGCTTTACGCAATTTAGTTTTTGCTAAGGTCTTCTATTTCATTGTTATGAGCAAAATGGCTTTGAACGTGCTTAATGGTCTTCTCTAGCACTACTTGCTATACTTCTTTTACATAAAACTAGCTCAGCAACTTCTTGTATTCTGTATCACACAAATAAAGTTGGTCATTTATCTTTGCACCAGTTCATCATTCATAGATTTTCTACATTGTTAAGAAGACTACTGTAATTCTGTGTCTAACATTTCTGTATCTAATTTgaaacaaaatgtaatatatggatGTGTTACACAATACTGGTACTGCCCTACTATTCTCAGGCACTCTATCTGCTACGTTCTATCCTAAACCTGCCAAAACTAACACAGATCACTCAGCATCTAAGGAACCTCCACTGCTTCCCGATCCAGAAGTGATGTAAATTCAAACTCCAAacacacgcatacaaagccctgcatgacgTAAGGCCTACCTACCTGTGATAGGGTGTACGCACGGAGGTCACAGTGTTTACGTTTTTACTATAAAGTCAGCCCAGTCCAGGAGGTGATATCCAACCAATATTATTTTATTCTGTTAGCGGCACAGAAATTCTTAATCTATATTTATATGTTTGTTTGTTCTGCCCAAGATGTAGTCCTTTCTTGGTCTTCGCGTTCTTTCGCGCTGATAACGATTCTTTTTTTCTTCCACAGGGTCTTCTAGTGCTCTCAGTGGCCCAGCGACAGGCGGATAGCGGGAGTTGGGATGAATAACAAaaaggacgtggtcaggtaagtacTCCTTCATTCTGTTTTTCTCTTTATGCATGCAATGGGGGAGGGGTTTGTGAGGGGGATCTTTACATGATTCACCCTTTTTCGTGCATAACATGCTGCCCAGGCGAGACCTTGGTGTTGTGGGGAATTCCCAGTGGTTAGCGTGCAATAAAAGGATAGATGCCCTTCCTTATCTCCTCAGGTGTGTCCTtggtcatccccccctttttctcccctTCTCCACCCTCCTTGGCACCAGTGTTATTTGACCGCGCAAGTGGTCCCGTACCTGGActagccacatccctcctgggacgCGGGGCCCCTTCAAGTCACCCGTAGCTCTCTCCCCGCTCCACGATCCTTCAGGCTCTCTTCCGCCTTTTCCTCGCTTCCTTTTTCCCgttgtcttttttccttctttctccctcctgtaAGCGACAACGTCTCTCTCTCCACACTCCTCCGTCTTCACTTTCTCCTCTACAACGTCTGCATGTTCCTGGGTGCATACTGATGTTATTCCTGCATTCGTCCCCCTGGGGGACTCGAGGACCGGCTCGGGGTTCTTCCGCCTGGATATACTCTGCCCCCATGGCGTTGCCCTGTAACCCTACCTtaaacaccaccagcagcaacatatgcgaacctcccctgccccccatctCTCAGGCACCTccccataccacacccacacacagataCCTTGCATATGCTGCTGCCACTCCGGAGGACGCTACATCTCCCATCTCACCAGAACCTGGAATGCCCTCCACCTCTGCATTGAAGCCCTCCCTATCCCActtcaggaaagggctcaagaTCTGGTTTTGACGCCTCGACTAAAACTGGTAGCAAGTGCTTGTATAATCTCTTGGGTGACAAGCAGAGCTGTACAAATATGATCTGACTGATAGTACAATGCAGTTTCCTCTGCCATTTCCTATCCGTCAAACACTCGCTCAATTTAGACACGTTTACTTAACGTCATATCTGGAAGTGTAAAATACAGTGTTCTGCCAAACTGAAAGTATAAAAGGCAAATCCCCTCGGTCCACCATCCTTGCTATTTCCAATATGATTTGAGGATGTGACTTTCACAAACCCATTACGTTAGCTGTTTACAATGTAATTCGCACATTTTTCCACAATTAATTTTGCATTTATTTGAAGCTTACATATAATTATAATGCAAGACA
It contains:
- the CEP57 gene encoding centrosomal protein of 57 kDa isoform X1; the encoded protein is MAAAAAPARSSKQDLSRHSHGTFMAAGESSTSYVGYPKGKPFLNSELHRSPEKPIIPYPESNSRAIFSALKNLQEKIRKLELQRIQAEENMKTLSKEATEYKKVVDRQAKSKESSHTDVSKHNNELLSQLSAAESRCALLEKQLEYMKQMVRKAENDRTAVLEKQLSVEGDRQLEKHNLQSKLEKLDMLEHEYTNLTTMQAVAEKKIQEMEQKLCEEQRYRKLMQEKAAQLHSPLRKLSPPKIHLLKRTILPNMSVEVKQKPRSKPFRIKKRPRKKLQKLLALLKGQHRRKCAELPSNPDLQQRVTQMSSDALRKLLKKSQLAHKVRLEKARQSSLTTQPKLNLQPKTAMLPGLTKASRMSTPKTAMSRVSQRSPKRGFLSKAAQKTNEKSASGEQKRSQSPASLSHTNDSPAMSVPLSGTANSSESSAVLPVISNSSKKSVSFLGSQKLHRKAKSLSLVKGLPKKNVHSPDEQQSLLNKQVVSNLASAAKTGQLQSLTSRSETQKLSQQASCVSKARLRSPNFRKVNNSI